From the Haladaptatus sp. DJG-WS-42 genome, the window CAGAGAGACGCTCGCGCAGCGCGAGTTCGCGCGTCCAGCGGGTCGACCCGGCTTCGAGGCCGATGAGCAAGCCGTGTTCGGTTGTGAGCGCAACGGTCTGATTGGCGGCGACAAGCGGTGAGGAGACGCCACCGTTGAGAAACGACCGCCACTGCAAGTCACCTGACGCTGCGTCGAGGCCGGTCACGCGGCCAGTGGCGTCCGCAACGGTGACGGCGTCTGCGGTCACGCACGGACACGAGAGGCCGATTTTCTCACCGAGGGTGCGCTCCCACACGCGAGTGCTATCGGTTTCAAACACGCTGAGGCCACTCGCGGTGGTGGCGTAGACGCGACCGTTCGCCACGACGGGCGGCCGAGTGAGCGGGGCAGAAAGCCGACGCCGCCAGCGAATCTCGCCGGTCGCTGCCGCAAGCGAGGCAAGTTCGCCGCCGTCTGCGACGAACACCGAGCCGTCGTGGAGCGCCGCGCGCGGCCCGTCGGTTCGCGCGACGATGGACGTTGTCCACTGGCGGTCGCCGTCGTGGCTAAACGACGACACGCCGCCGTTTGGGGCCGCCGTGAGCACCACAATTCGGTCGTCGGTGACGACCGGTGGACCGTGGGCGGCGCTGTCGAGAAAGTTCGTCCAGCGGGTGTCGCCGGTCGCGTTGTCGAACTTCGCAAGTCGTGGGCCGGACGGCCCGCTCGCCGTCACGAGGAGGCCGTCTTCGGTGACCGCGAGGCCACTCACTGTTTTGTGCGAAAAGTCGCGCGACCAGAGCTGGCCGCCGCCGGGCGCAGAAAGCGCCGTCACCCGCGAGGCAGCGGCGGCGTACACGGTGTCCGTGTCGGTGACGATGTGCGGGGTGACCGAACCGCCCGTCTTCGGCGCGAGGTGGTGCTGCCACGCCTCCGCTTGGTTCTGCATGGGGTCGGATGCAGGATTCTGTCCGGTTCCCGACGGCCCGAAGCCAGCCATCGGCCAGGGCGCGGTCGCCGTAAACTCCGCGACCGGGTCGGGCGGCGGCGACGTCGTCCGCGCCCCGACACACCCGCAAACCCCAACACTGCCCACCAAAGAGAGAAACCCCCTACGTTGCATTATTGACAGCTTTGCGGGTCGGTCGGTAATAGTTGTTGAAATGTCAAAGAGCGATTTCACCGACCCTGTACCGTGCTACCACTCGTCTTCTAAGATGGCGTAGTAACGCGTATCGACGAATTCGCCGTCGTCGTACTCCTCGTCGCGGTGCGTTCCCTCGTGGGTGAAGCCGAGTTTTTCCCAGATACGCTGGGAGGCAGAGTTCGTTTCGAGCACGCGCGTCTGCACGCGGTGGAGGCGCTGTTCAGAAAAGGCGAAGTCGAGAATGAGCCGTGAGGCAGCCGTGCCGTAGCCGTTGCCATGGAACTCGGGGTCAACCCAGATGGCGATTTCGGCGTGGCCCTCGCGGCGGGCGAGTTTGAACAGCGTAATCATGCCAACCGGCGTGTGCTCGTCGGGCGTGCAAATCAGCAGGTGAAACGAGTCTTCCTCCTTCGAAATGTGCTCTTCGAAGTACTGGCGCGTCTCGGCCATCGTCCGTGGGGTGGTCGAGGTGAGCGGGCGGCGCACGGCGGGGTTGTTGATGTTGCGATTCATGAACGACAGGTCGTCTTCGGAAACCGTACACAACACCACGTCGTCGCCGAGCAGGAATGGGTCGCCGGGCATATAGAAAAGTTGACGAGTGTCGTGAAAGCAGTTACGAGAGTAAGGTACCCATCCGAGAACCCTTTTAGCGTTCCTCACCCACGTGCGAACATGAACCTCACCCACCGGCCACGCCGCCTGCGAACCGACGGCGTTCGCCCCCTCGTGCGCGAAACGGAGCTGTCTGCGAGCGACCTCATCACGCCTGTGTTCGTCGATGCGACCATCGACGAGCGTGTCCAGATTCAGTCGATGCCGGGCCACGAGCGCGTTCCGCTCGACGATATCGTGAACCGTGTCGAGGAGGTCAGAGAGACGGGCGTCGAAGCCATCATGCTGTTCGGCATTCCGAAGTCCAAAGACCCAGATGGCTCCCGCGCGTGGGCCGAAGACGGCGTGATTCAGGAAGCCACGCGCCGGATTACGGCGGAGACAGACGCCTACGTCATGACCGACATCTGCCTCTGTGAGTACACCGACCACGGCCACTGCGGCCCGCTTGAGGAGGGCGCGCCCGAACACGAACACATGACGGTAGACAACGACGCGACGCTGCCACTGCTCCAGAAAATCGCCGTCTCGCACGCCGAAGCCGGGGCCGAGATGGTTGCGCCGAGCGGGATGATGGACGGGATGGTTGGGGCGATTCGAGAAGGACTGGACGAAGCCGGGCACACCGACGTGTCGATTATGGCCTACTCCGCAAAGTACCAGAGCGCGTTCTACGGGCCGTTTCGCGACGCGGCCGACGGTGCGCCCTCGTTTGGTGACCGGCGTCACTACCAGATG encodes:
- a CDS encoding PQQ-binding-like beta-propeller repeat protein, encoding MQRRGFLSLVGSVGVCGCVGARTTSPPPDPVAEFTATAPWPMAGFGPSGTGQNPASDPMQNQAEAWQHHLAPKTGGSVTPHIVTDTDTVYAAAASRVTALSAPGGGQLWSRDFSHKTVSGLAVTEDGLLVTASGPSGPRLAKFDNATGDTRWTNFLDSAAHGPPVVTDDRIVVLTAAPNGGVSSFSHDGDRQWTTSIVARTDGPRAALHDGSVFVADGGELASLAAATGEIRWRRRLSAPLTRPPVVANGRVYATTASGLSVFETDSTRVWERTLGEKIGLSCPCVTADAVTVADATGRVTGLDAASGDLQWRSFLNGGVSSPLVAANQTVALTTEHGLLIGLEAGSTRWTRELALRERLSAPLRATLAPAHDRLYVALNDGWLYALG
- a CDS encoding GNAT family protein, translated to MPGDPFLLGDDVVLCTVSEDDLSFMNRNINNPAVRRPLTSTTPRTMAETRQYFEEHISKEEDSFHLLICTPDEHTPVGMITLFKLARREGHAEIAIWVDPEFHGNGYGTAASRLILDFAFSEQRLHRVQTRVLETNSASQRIWEKLGFTHEGTHRDEEYDDGEFVDTRYYAILEDEW
- the hemB gene encoding porphobilinogen synthase yields the protein MNLTHRPRRLRTDGVRPLVRETELSASDLITPVFVDATIDERVQIQSMPGHERVPLDDIVNRVEEVRETGVEAIMLFGIPKSKDPDGSRAWAEDGVIQEATRRITAETDAYVMTDICLCEYTDHGHCGPLEEGAPEHEHMTVDNDATLPLLQKIAVSHAEAGAEMVAPSGMMDGMVGAIREGLDEAGHTDVSIMAYSAKYQSAFYGPFRDAADGAPSFGDRRHYQMDPANKREALREATLDVEQGADILMVKPALPYLDIVSDLRREFDHPIAAYNVSGEYAMLHAAAENGWLNLEEVAYESLLSVKRAGADLILTYFAADLADRL